In one Candidatus Nanopelagicales bacterium genomic region, the following are encoded:
- a CDS encoding response regulator transcription factor: MPEIAPSPLRLVLVDDHEMVLQGLCAIFGHFAGDVQILGQSTNATAAVALVADLSPDVLLCDVRIGQDSGLDLCRQVTTQYPSTKVVLLTAYDDDHYLYQALRVGASGYILKRIDGQDLVTDLLLVREGETVVDRALAGRVAFSAARLSAGEFWSGAHLGLTHRESEVLELIVSGHSNKGVANKLVVSEDTVKSHIRGLYRKLGVSDRSGATAVALREGLFR, translated from the coding sequence ATGCCGGAGATCGCCCCGAGCCCCCTGCGCCTCGTCCTCGTCGACGACCACGAGATGGTGCTGCAAGGTCTGTGCGCAATCTTCGGCCACTTCGCGGGCGATGTGCAGATTCTGGGCCAGTCGACCAACGCAACGGCTGCCGTCGCGCTTGTCGCGGATCTAAGCCCCGACGTGCTCTTGTGCGACGTGCGCATCGGCCAGGACAGCGGCCTCGACCTGTGCCGGCAGGTCACTACCCAGTACCCCAGCACCAAGGTCGTCCTGCTGACGGCGTACGACGACGACCACTACCTTTACCAGGCGCTCCGGGTCGGCGCCTCGGGATACATCCTCAAGCGCATTGACGGACAGGACCTTGTAACAGATCTACTGTTGGTCCGTGAGGGGGAGACGGTCGTGGATCGCGCGTTGGCGGGTCGGGTGGCGTTCTCTGCCGCCAGGCTGAGTGCCGGGGAGTTCTGGTCGGGGGCGCATCTCGGGCTCACCCACCGCGAGTCCGAGGTTCTCGAGCTTATCGTCTCAGGTCATTCGAACAAGGGCGTGGCCAACAAGCTGGTGGTGAGCGAGGACACCGTGAAGAGCCACATTCGCGGCCTCTACCGAAAGCTCGGGGTCTCCGACCGCAGCGGTGCGACCGCGGTGGCGCTCCGGGAGGGCCTGTTCCGGTGA
- the rpe gene encoding ribulose-phosphate 3-epimerase → MAQPAANDTRTHSPLIVPSVLPADFARIGDEVRALCESGVDRIQWDVMDGVFVPNLTFGPDLIAAARPHSSVGFEAHLMVVNPDELLGKYVDAGCDLVIVHSEACTHLHRTLHRIRELGARSGVALNPHTPAEVFQHVMEETDLVLAMTVNPGFGGQAYISAVEPKVASLRRMIDESGLDIELEVDGGITDSTVRGAAAAGADVFISGSWMYAYPDGKTAAVSRLREIAAANMTSPLTTTFRGAP, encoded by the coding sequence ATGGCCCAGCCCGCCGCGAACGACACCCGAACCCATAGTCCGCTCATCGTGCCTTCCGTGCTGCCCGCTGACTTTGCCCGCATCGGTGACGAGGTCCGCGCGCTCTGCGAGTCCGGCGTCGACCGCATCCAGTGGGACGTGATGGACGGCGTGTTCGTCCCCAACCTCACCTTCGGTCCCGACCTGATCGCGGCAGCGCGCCCGCACAGCTCGGTCGGCTTCGAGGCGCACCTCATGGTCGTCAATCCCGACGAGTTGCTGGGGAAGTATGTCGACGCGGGCTGTGACCTCGTCATCGTGCACTCCGAGGCGTGCACCCACCTGCACCGCACGCTTCACCGCATTCGTGAACTCGGCGCCCGCAGCGGGGTCGCGTTGAACCCGCACACTCCGGCCGAAGTTTTCCAGCATGTCATGGAGGAGACCGACCTGGTCCTTGCGATGACGGTCAACCCGGGCTTCGGGGGCCAAGCTTACATCTCTGCGGTCGAGCCCAAGGTCGCAAGCCTGCGCCGGATGATCGATGAGTCCGGCCTCGACATCGAGCTTGAGGTTGACGGCGGCATCACCGACTCGACCGTTCGCGGGGCGGCGGCCGCCGGCGCAGACGTCTTCATCTCAGGCTCGTGGATGTACGCCTACCCCGACGGCAAGACAGCCGCCGTCAGCCGGCTCCGAGAGATCGCCGCCGCCAACATGACCAGTCCCCTAACCACGACATTCCGAGGTGCCCCATGA
- the tkt gene encoding transketolase, translated as MTDVLQSEPTTVSTDQLAIDTLRFLAADMVQAANSGHPGMPMGAAPMAWTLWSRHLRHDPADPTWADRDRFVLSAGHGSALLYGLLHIFGYDLPTEELRTFRQLGSRTPGHPEFGHTAGVECTTGPLGQGLAMAVGLALAERMTHTRYPEVTDHRTYAIVGDGCLMEGISHESASLAGHLGLGRLIVLWDDNAITIDGGVERSTGDDQLARFAAYGWHTEAAVDGTDLAAIDAAITRAKADPRPSFIAVRTIIGHGAPGIEGTAKAHGSPLGENVLAETKRLAGWGYAPFEVPAEVQQTCAAVAAGGANAHGAWDAAFAALEEDDPDLAAQFRRTRDLVLPPGVAEALVVTVGEKPRATRQSSQACLDALREVMPELVGGSADLSGSTGTAFGELVTRDDYAGRAIAFGIREFGMAAIMNGISLHGGFRVFGSTFLVFADYLRPALRLAALMHQPVIHVLTHDSIAVGEDGPTHQPVEHVESLRIIPGLQVLRPADDAETAAAWRLALERTDGPTALILSRQGLPQLDPSSFEGDGQPDVQIVATGSEVSLAVAVAERLREEGYGARVVSVLDRTHYAPDPGVTTVSLEAGATAGWAGLVDLAIGLDGFGDSGPGDEVMAHHGFTVDTVAERIRAHLAAR; from the coding sequence ATGACCGACGTCCTGCAGTCCGAGCCCACGACGGTCTCGACCGACCAGCTGGCCATTGATACCCTCCGCTTCCTGGCCGCCGACATGGTCCAGGCCGCCAACTCGGGGCATCCCGGCATGCCCATGGGTGCTGCGCCGATGGCATGGACGCTGTGGAGTCGGCACCTGCGCCACGACCCCGCCGACCCGACCTGGGCCGACCGTGACCGCTTCGTGCTGTCGGCCGGCCACGGCTCGGCGCTGCTCTACGGCCTCCTGCACATCTTCGGCTACGACCTGCCGACCGAGGAGCTGCGGACTTTCCGCCAGCTCGGCTCGCGCACACCGGGACACCCGGAGTTCGGGCACACCGCCGGCGTCGAGTGCACCACCGGACCGCTCGGCCAGGGGCTGGCCATGGCCGTGGGCCTGGCTCTCGCCGAGCGGATGACCCACACCCGGTACCCCGAGGTGACGGACCACCGCACCTACGCGATCGTCGGCGACGGCTGCCTGATGGAGGGCATCAGCCACGAGTCGGCGTCTCTCGCCGGCCATCTCGGGCTGGGGCGACTCATCGTGCTCTGGGACGACAACGCCATCACCATCGACGGGGGAGTCGAGCGCTCCACCGGTGATGACCAGCTCGCCCGCTTCGCGGCCTACGGCTGGCACACCGAAGCCGCGGTCGACGGCACCGACCTGGCCGCGATCGACGCGGCGATCACCCGCGCCAAGGCCGACCCGCGACCCAGTTTCATCGCCGTCCGCACCATCATCGGCCACGGCGCACCAGGGATCGAAGGTACGGCGAAGGCGCACGGCTCCCCGCTCGGCGAGAACGTCCTGGCCGAGACGAAGCGGCTCGCGGGCTGGGGCTACGCCCCGTTCGAGGTGCCGGCCGAGGTGCAGCAAACCTGCGCCGCCGTGGCCGCCGGAGGAGCCAACGCGCACGGAGCGTGGGATGCCGCGTTCGCCGCACTGGAGGAGGACGACCCTGACCTGGCCGCGCAGTTCCGCCGTACGCGCGACCTGGTGCTGCCTCCTGGTGTCGCCGAGGCACTCGTCGTGACCGTCGGCGAGAAGCCCCGGGCCACCCGGCAGTCCTCGCAGGCCTGTCTGGATGCCCTGCGCGAGGTCATGCCGGAGCTCGTGGGCGGTTCCGCCGATCTGTCCGGCTCGACCGGCACGGCGTTCGGCGAGCTGGTCACCCGTGACGATTACGCGGGGCGCGCGATCGCGTTCGGTATCCGTGAGTTCGGGATGGCCGCGATCATGAACGGGATCAGCCTGCACGGCGGGTTCCGGGTCTTCGGCAGCACCTTCCTCGTCTTCGCGGACTACCTGCGTCCGGCCCTGCGCCTGGCCGCGCTGATGCATCAGCCCGTGATCCACGTGCTCACCCACGACTCGATCGCTGTCGGCGAGGACGGGCCCACGCACCAGCCCGTCGAGCACGTGGAGTCACTGCGGATCATTCCCGGCCTGCAGGTCTTGCGCCCTGCCGACGACGCGGAGACCGCGGCGGCCTGGCGGCTGGCGCTGGAGCGCACCGACGGCCCGACCGCGCTGATCCTCTCCCGTCAGGGCCTGCCGCAGCTCGATCCGTCCAGCTTCGAGGGGGACGGCCAGCCCGATGTCCAGATCGTGGCCACCGGGTCGGAGGTGTCCCTGGCCGTGGCGGTCGCCGAGCGCCTGCGCGAGGAGGGGTACGGCGCCCGCGTCGTCTCGGTCCTGGACCGAACCCACTACGCGCCCGACCCCGGGGTCACGACGGTGAGCCTCGAGGCCGGCGCAACCGCCGGCTGGGCCGGCCTGGTCGACCTCGCCATCGGCCTCGACGGATTCGGCGACAGCGGTCCCGGCGATGAGGTGATGGCTCACCATGGCTTCACCGTCGACACAGTCGCGGAGCGGATCCGCGCGCACCTCGCTGCGCGATGA
- a CDS encoding HAD-IA family hydrolase — MSDLSAVIFDVDGTLVDSERDGHRVAFNAAFEEAGLPDRWDITTYGDLLRIPGGVQRMVHWFEHTGRPSGEARELAAALHKRKTAIMRDLVEEGRIQARPGIPRLIDELAIHGVPMHVATTGTRAWVEPLLDRIFGDRFRLIVTGTEVPDLKPSPAVYLEVLRQHGTAPEGVVAVEDSANGVRAAVAAGLVCVATYNTYTRDDDLSAATLVATDAGDPAFTAWFRDRLRATARPA; from the coding sequence ATGAGTGACCTGTCGGCGGTCATCTTCGATGTTGACGGCACCCTCGTCGACAGCGAGCGTGACGGCCACCGGGTGGCGTTCAACGCGGCGTTCGAGGAGGCGGGGTTGCCCGACCGGTGGGACATCACGACCTATGGCGACCTGCTCCGCATCCCCGGCGGCGTCCAGAGGATGGTGCACTGGTTCGAGCACACCGGCCGACCCTCCGGTGAGGCGCGCGAGCTGGCCGCCGCATTGCACAAGCGCAAGACCGCAATCATGCGCGACCTCGTCGAGGAGGGGCGCATCCAGGCCCGGCCGGGCATCCCTCGACTCATCGACGAGCTCGCGATCCACGGGGTGCCGATGCACGTCGCCACCACCGGCACCCGTGCCTGGGTGGAGCCCTTGCTCGACCGCATCTTCGGCGACCGCTTCCGACTCATCGTGACCGGGACCGAGGTGCCAGACCTCAAGCCCAGCCCCGCCGTCTACCTTGAGGTGCTGCGCCAGCACGGCACCGCACCGGAGGGGGTCGTGGCGGTCGAGGACTCGGCGAACGGCGTACGCGCGGCCGTGGCCGCAGGCCTGGTCTGCGTGGCCACCTACAACACCTACACCCGTGACGACGACCTGTCCGCAGCGACGCTGGTGGCCACTGACGCCGGGGACCCCGCGTTCACGGCCTGGTTCCGGGACCGGCTTCGAGCGACGGCCCGCCCGGCCTGA
- a CDS encoding FAD-linked oxidase C-terminal domain-containing protein — protein sequence MQIDNAVAEAVAELVSQLPDGVVVTGADEMDKYREDFARDGSAGMPIAVVRAGNASHVQQAVRWAAAHRVPVVPRGAGTGLSGGSSAVDGGITISLDRMRHIEIDPACQVAIVDPGALNADVKRAAAEHGLWYPPDPSSYEICSIGGNLATNAGGLCCVKYGVTTDYVLGMDVVLADGTLVTLGGKQIKDVAGLSLLKLFVGSEGTLGVITRATLRLIPAQTAGAALVSAFPTMAAAARAVVAIRSRVRCSMLELMDNTTINAVEDWRSHGLDRSTGALLIAQSDASGPSCKTEIDLIREHCEQEGATDVFTTTNADEAQMFVAARRNAFLALEQRGSVLFEDVGVPVPLLPDLVDGVGGIAKRCAVEIAVVAHAGDGNTHPIIVYDAADPGAAVRARQAFDEVMTIAIALGGTITGEHGVGRAKKAALPDQLGADVMTLTKRIKDALDPDGILNPGAVL from the coding sequence ATGCAGATCGACAATGCCGTCGCCGAGGCCGTCGCCGAGCTCGTCAGCCAGCTCCCCGACGGGGTGGTGGTGACGGGCGCCGACGAGATGGACAAGTACCGCGAGGACTTCGCGCGGGACGGGTCGGCCGGGATGCCGATCGCCGTCGTACGCGCCGGCAACGCCAGCCACGTGCAACAGGCAGTGCGCTGGGCGGCCGCGCACCGGGTGCCCGTGGTCCCGCGTGGCGCCGGCACAGGCCTATCGGGCGGGTCCTCGGCCGTCGACGGCGGGATCACGATCTCGTTGGACCGGATGCGACACATCGAAATCGACCCCGCCTGCCAGGTCGCGATCGTAGACCCGGGGGCGCTGAATGCGGACGTCAAGCGAGCAGCTGCCGAGCACGGCCTGTGGTACCCGCCCGATCCCTCGTCGTATGAGATCTGCTCGATCGGTGGCAACCTCGCCACCAACGCCGGCGGCCTGTGCTGCGTGAAGTACGGCGTGACGACCGACTACGTCCTCGGCATGGACGTCGTCCTGGCCGACGGCACGCTCGTCACGCTGGGCGGCAAGCAGATCAAGGACGTCGCCGGGCTGTCGCTGCTGAAGCTGTTCGTCGGCAGCGAGGGCACCCTCGGCGTGATCACCCGGGCGACTCTGCGGTTGATCCCTGCCCAGACCGCAGGCGCGGCTCTGGTCAGTGCTTTCCCGACCATGGCCGCCGCAGCGCGGGCCGTGGTGGCGATCCGCAGCCGCGTGCGTTGCTCGATGCTGGAGCTGATGGACAACACCACCATCAACGCCGTCGAGGACTGGCGCTCCCACGGACTCGACCGTTCGACCGGCGCACTGCTGATCGCGCAGTCGGATGCGTCCGGCCCGTCGTGCAAGACCGAGATTGACCTGATCCGCGAGCACTGCGAGCAGGAAGGCGCGACGGACGTCTTCACGACTACCAACGCCGACGAGGCCCAGATGTTCGTCGCAGCCCGCCGCAACGCGTTCCTCGCTCTCGAGCAGCGCGGGAGCGTGCTGTTTGAGGACGTCGGCGTCCCGGTGCCGCTGCTGCCCGACCTCGTCGACGGAGTGGGCGGCATCGCGAAGCGCTGCGCCGTGGAGATCGCCGTCGTGGCCCATGCCGGCGACGGAAACACCCACCCGATCATCGTGTACGACGCCGCGGATCCCGGTGCCGCGGTCCGGGCGCGTCAGGCGTTCGACGAGGTGATGACGATCGCGATCGCGCTCGGCGGGACCATCACCGGGGAGCACGGAGTGGGACGCGCGAAGAAGGCCGCACTGCCCGACCAGCTCGGTGCCGACGTGATGACACTGACGAAACGCATCAAGGATGCTCTCGACCCCGACGGCATCCTAAACCCCGGCGCAGTCCTGTAG
- a CDS encoding alanine--glyoxylate aminotransferase family protein produces the protein MTPIVRRHLFGPGPTNPYPEATEGLARPLLGHLDPAFIAIMDETCDRLREAWGTANVRTLPLSATGSAGMEAAFVNTVRPDDVVVVAVNGLFGQRMCEVARRCGAHVVPVEHTWGTPVDPERVLAAHPSPTLVAAVHAETSTGVQSDIAALGEAVHAAGDALLVVDAVTSIGGLKLRADDWGIDVGYAGTQKCLGVAPGLAPFTINDRAFARRVERPQSWYLDLGLIGGYAGEAVSKGGGRTYHHTAPVAMVTSLHAGLGRILHEGLPNVWARHAAAGQALQDGLEAMGLELFAEKGSRLPDLTAVKVPADVDSAAVRRTLLNRYDIEIGAGVGEFASSVWRIGLMGPNARADAVTMVLGALAEVLGR, from the coding sequence ATGACACCCATCGTCAGACGCCACCTGTTCGGTCCCGGCCCGACCAACCCCTACCCGGAGGCGACGGAGGGTCTGGCCCGGCCGTTGCTCGGTCACCTCGATCCGGCCTTCATCGCGATCATGGACGAGACCTGTGATCGCCTCCGGGAGGCGTGGGGCACCGCCAACGTACGCACGCTTCCGCTCTCGGCAACAGGGTCGGCGGGCATGGAGGCGGCCTTCGTCAACACCGTACGGCCCGACGACGTCGTGGTCGTCGCGGTCAACGGCCTGTTCGGGCAGCGGATGTGCGAAGTGGCGAGGCGATGCGGCGCCCACGTGGTCCCTGTTGAGCACACGTGGGGCACCCCCGTCGATCCCGAGCGAGTGCTGGCCGCCCACCCTTCGCCCACACTCGTGGCCGCCGTGCACGCCGAGACGTCGACGGGGGTCCAATCCGACATCGCGGCGCTGGGTGAAGCCGTGCACGCGGCCGGGGACGCACTCCTGGTCGTCGACGCGGTGACCTCCATCGGCGGCCTCAAGCTACGGGCCGACGACTGGGGCATTGACGTGGGCTACGCCGGCACTCAGAAGTGCCTGGGCGTCGCACCGGGACTTGCTCCGTTCACCATCAACGATCGCGCGTTCGCGCGTCGCGTCGAACGCCCGCAGTCCTGGTACCTCGACCTCGGTCTCATCGGCGGCTACGCCGGCGAGGCGGTGTCGAAAGGAGGTGGCCGCACGTACCACCACACGGCGCCCGTCGCGATGGTCACGTCGCTCCACGCCGGCCTCGGCAGGATCCTCCACGAGGGATTGCCGAACGTGTGGGCCAGGCATGCGGCGGCGGGCCAGGCTCTTCAGGACGGGCTCGAGGCCATGGGCCTCGAGTTGTTCGCAGAAAAGGGTTCACGGCTGCCCGACCTCACCGCGGTCAAAGTGCCGGCCGATGTCGACTCGGCCGCGGTCCGGCGCACCCTGCTGAACCGCTACGACATAGAGATCGGCGCCGGGGTCGGCGAGTTCGCCAGCTCGGTGTGGCGCATCGGTCTGATGGGTCCCAACGCGCGAGCGGACGCGGTCACCATGGTGCTCGGCGCCCTGGCGGAAGTGCTGGGACGCTAG
- a CDS encoding phosphoribulokinase, whose amino-acid sequence MSVKHPVVAITGSSGAGTTSVMRTFEQIFRREHVNAAFVEGDSFHRFDRVEMKAEMARALAEGDHTFSHFGPEANLFGELEELFRVYGETGTGKLRKYLHSDEEAAPYNQEPGAFTPWEEIPAGTDLLFYEGLHGAVATETVNVAQFTDLLIGVVPVINLEWTQKVQRDKSQRGYSAEAVTETILRRMDDYVNYMCPQFSRTHVNFQRVPIVDTSNPFIARTIPSQDESMLVIRFANPRGIDFPYLLSMLHDSFMSRPNTIVCPGGKMDLAMQLIFTPMLWRLLEHRDKAR is encoded by the coding sequence ATGTCCGTCAAGCACCCAGTCGTTGCCATCACCGGTTCGTCCGGCGCCGGAACCACCTCGGTGATGCGCACGTTCGAGCAGATCTTCCGTCGCGAGCACGTCAATGCGGCCTTCGTCGAGGGCGACAGCTTCCACAGGTTCGACCGCGTGGAGATGAAGGCGGAGATGGCGCGTGCGCTGGCCGAGGGTGACCACACCTTCAGCCACTTCGGGCCCGAGGCTAACCTCTTCGGGGAACTTGAGGAGCTGTTCCGGGTGTACGGCGAAACGGGCACCGGCAAGCTGCGCAAGTATCTCCACAGCGACGAGGAAGCGGCGCCGTACAACCAGGAGCCGGGCGCGTTCACGCCTTGGGAGGAGATCCCTGCTGGCACCGATCTGCTCTTCTACGAGGGTCTGCACGGCGCGGTGGCCACCGAGACGGTCAATGTCGCGCAATTCACCGATCTGCTGATCGGTGTAGTGCCGGTCATCAACCTCGAGTGGACGCAGAAAGTACAACGCGACAAGTCCCAGCGCGGCTACTCCGCGGAGGCGGTCACCGAGACCATCCTGCGCCGGATGGACGACTATGTGAACTACATGTGCCCACAGTTCTCCCGCACGCACGTGAACTTCCAGCGGGTCCCAATCGTGGACACGTCCAACCCCTTCATCGCGCGGACCATCCCAAGCCAAGACGAGTCGATGCTCGTGATCAGATTTGCCAACCCGCGCGGGATCGACTTCCCCTACCTGCTCTCGATGCTGCATGACTCGTTCATGTCGCGGCCGAACACCATCGTGTGCCCCGGCGGGAAGATGGACCTGGCCATGCAGCTGATCTTCACGCCGATGCTGTGGCGGCTGCTCGAGCACCGCGACAAGGCCCGCTGA